Proteins found in one Nostoc sp. NIES-3756 genomic segment:
- the hypB gene encoding hydrogenase nickel incorporation protein HypB, which produces MCVTCGCSDDAENTITNLETGEMENNHHHHTHTLADGTFITHTHTHDHHEHEPSNIHAKIHGTTISLEQEILGKNNLLASQNRGWFKGRNILALNLMSSPGAGKTTLLTRTINDLKQQLPISVIEGDQETINDAKKIKETGCKVVQINTGTGCHLDASMIEKGLQQLNPPMNSVLMIENVGNLVCPALFDLGEQAKVVILSVTEGEDKPIKYPHMFRASEVMILTKVDLLPYVQFDVQRCIEYAQQVNPNIQIFQVSATTGAGLDNWYKWLTEKVANSLQQVVV; this is translated from the coding sequence ATGTGTGTAACCTGCGGTTGTTCTGATGATGCTGAAAACACAATTACTAACTTAGAAACAGGTGAAATGGAAAATAACCATCATCATCATACTCATACTTTGGCAGATGGTACTTTTATTACTCACACACACACTCACGATCATCATGAGCATGAACCCTCAAATATTCATGCTAAAATTCATGGTACAACTATATCTTTAGAACAAGAAATTTTAGGCAAAAATAATCTATTAGCATCTCAAAATCGAGGATGGTTTAAAGGGCGAAATATTCTCGCTTTGAATTTAATGAGTTCCCCAGGTGCAGGTAAAACAACTCTCTTAACTCGTACTATCAATGATCTCAAGCAGCAATTACCAATAAGTGTCATTGAAGGCGACCAAGAAACAATTAATGATGCTAAAAAAATCAAAGAAACAGGCTGTAAAGTTGTGCAAATTAATACAGGTACAGGCTGTCATTTGGATGCTTCGATGATTGAGAAGGGTTTACAACAATTAAACCCACCAATGAACTCAGTATTGATGATTGAAAATGTTGGTAATTTAGTTTGTCCAGCTTTATTTGATTTGGGAGAACAGGCAAAAGTTGTAATTTTGTCAGTAACGGAAGGAGAGGATAAACCTATTAAGTATCCCCATATGTTCCGCGCTAGTGAGGTGATGATTCTGACGAAAGTAGATTTATTACCTTATGTACAGTTCGATGTACAGCGTTGTATAGAATATGCACAACAAGTAAACCCTAACATACAAATTTTCCAAGTTTCTGCAACCACAGGTGCAGGGTTAGATAATTGGTATAAATGGTTGACTGAGAAAGTAGCTAATTCATTGCAACAAGTTGTCGTATAG
- a CDS encoding hydrogenase maturation nickel metallochaperone HypA/HybF: MHELGITQNIVAIVNEYAQGSKVRRVLVEIGKLSAIMPDAIRFCFDICSQGTALEGAVLEILEIPGLAKCRQCGTEIALEKPFGICGCGSVHLDLITGEELKIKEIEVEEVCV; this comes from the coding sequence ATGCACGAACTAGGAATTACGCAAAACATTGTAGCTATTGTTAATGAATATGCTCAAGGCTCAAAAGTGCGGCGAGTTTTAGTAGAAATTGGCAAACTTTCCGCTATCATGCCAGATGCTATCCGATTTTGTTTTGATATTTGTAGTCAAGGTACAGCATTAGAAGGCGCAGTATTAGAAATTTTAGAAATTCCTGGTTTGGCTAAATGTCGTCAATGCGGTACAGAAATTGCTTTAGAAAAACCATTTGGTATCTGTGGCTGTGGTAGTGTGCATTTAGATTTAATTACTGGTGAAGAACTAAAAATTAAGGAGATAGAGGTCGAGGAAGTATGTGTGTAA
- the hypE gene encoding hydrogenase expression/formation protein HypE, with the protein MDFSPNNNTQNSLFQKIEQVRRRQAKVKDTHITLAHGSGGKAMHDLIDDIFVNNFDNPILSQLEDQASFNLSSLLQQGDRLAFTTDSYVVDPLFFPGSDIGELAINGTVNDLAVSGAKPLYLTCSVILEEGLPTQTLRRVATSMKAAAQKAGVQIVTGDTKVVHRGCADKLFINTAGIGIIPPGINISAHNIQPGDAIIINGELGNHGAAILIARGELALETNIESDCQPLHDLVATILKVCPQIHAMRDATRGGLATVLNEFSTSSNVGIRIHEESIPVREEVKGICEILGLDPLYLANEGKLVVVVKSEQAQTVLAAMKSHPLGQDACIIGEVIASPPGVVLLKTAFGTERIVDMLVGDQLPRIC; encoded by the coding sequence ATGGATTTTTCCCCCAACAACAACACCCAAAACTCTTTATTTCAAAAAATCGAACAAGTCCGCCGTCGCCAAGCTAAAGTCAAAGATACACATATCACACTGGCACATGGTAGTGGTGGTAAAGCCATGCACGATTTAATTGATGATATATTTGTTAACAATTTTGATAATCCTATACTCTCCCAATTAGAAGACCAAGCAAGCTTCAATTTATCTAGTCTTTTACAACAGGGAGATAGACTGGCTTTTACCACAGATTCCTATGTTGTAGATCCTTTATTTTTCCCTGGTAGTGATATAGGAGAGTTAGCTATAAATGGCACAGTTAATGATTTGGCTGTGAGTGGTGCTAAACCTTTATATCTTACCTGTAGTGTAATTTTAGAAGAAGGACTACCAACCCAAACCTTAAGACGTGTCGCCACCAGTATGAAAGCAGCCGCCCAAAAAGCGGGAGTGCAAATTGTCACTGGTGACACCAAAGTCGTCCATCGTGGCTGTGCAGATAAGCTTTTTATTAACACGGCTGGTATTGGTATTATCCCACCCGGAATCAATATTTCTGCACATAATATTCAACCAGGAGATGCCATAATTATTAATGGTGAACTAGGAAATCATGGGGCAGCAATTTTAATCGCCCGTGGTGAATTAGCTTTAGAAACTAATATAGAAAGTGACTGTCAACCATTGCATGATTTAGTAGCAACTATCCTCAAGGTTTGTCCTCAAATTCATGCTATGCGAGATGCAACACGCGGCGGTTTAGCCACAGTTCTCAATGAATTTTCTACTAGTTCTAATGTAGGAATACGCATACATGAAGAATCTATTCCTGTGCGGGAAGAAGTTAAAGGAATTTGTGAAATTTTAGGACTAGACCCATTATATTTAGCCAATGAAGGCAAATTAGTAGTCGTAGTTAAAAGTGAACAAGCGCAAACAGTCTTAGCCGCAATGAAATCTCATCCATTAGGACAAGATGCGTGTATTATTGGTGAGGTTATTGCTTCTCCTCCAGGGGTGGTATTGTTAAAAACTGCTTTTGGCACAGAACGGATTGTTGATATGCTAGTTGGCGATCAATTACCACGAATTTGTTGA
- a CDS encoding tautomerase family protein, with product MPFVTVKIARGHSIEKKRHLVEAITNALVTALDTKPEWITVHIDEFERENWAVNGILHCDRHRGRHDETGR from the coding sequence ATGCCATTTGTCACCGTCAAAATTGCCAGAGGACACTCCATCGAAAAAAAACGGCATTTAGTAGAAGCTATTACTAACGCCTTAGTCACAGCTTTAGATACCAAACCAGAGTGGATAACCGTTCATATTGATGAATTTGAACGAGAAAACTGGGCTGTCAATGGTATTTTACATTGTGATAGACATCGTGGTAGACACGATGAAACAGGTAGATAA
- the hypD gene encoding hydrogenase formation protein HypD, whose translation MKYVDEFREPEKAEALRREIEKLSHQLDKHIKIMEVCGGHTHSIFKYGIEEILPANIELIHGPGCPVCVMPKGRLDDAIAISQNPNVILATFGDTMRVPGSKTSLLQAKAQGADIRMVYSPLDSLQIAKNNPDKEVVFFALGFETTAPSTAFTILQAAAENITNFSMFCNHVLVIPALQALLDNPDLQLDGFVGPGHVSMVIGTDPYEFIAQKYYKPIVVSGFEPLDILQSIWMLLQQIVENRCEVENQYNRLVQKSGNQIALEAMNQVFVVRDTFAWRGLDEIPYSGLKIRDEYAQFDAELKFTIFNRKVADHKACQCGEILKGVLKPWQCKVFGTACTPETPIGTCMVSSEGACAAYYKYGRFSKTLQKQTAEKPKVTISS comes from the coding sequence ATGAAATACGTCGATGAATTTCGGGAACCAGAAAAAGCAGAAGCTTTACGCCGTGAAATTGAAAAACTCAGTCATCAATTAGACAAACATATAAAAATTATGGAAGTATGCGGCGGACATACTCACTCTATTTTTAAATATGGTATAGAAGAAATTTTACCAGCCAATATCGAACTAATTCATGGCCCAGGTTGCCCAGTGTGTGTCATGCCTAAGGGTAGGTTAGATGATGCGATCGCTATTTCTCAAAACCCCAACGTCATCTTAGCAACCTTTGGCGACACCATGCGCGTCCCCGGTTCCAAAACCAGCCTCCTGCAAGCCAAAGCCCAAGGCGCAGATATTCGCATGGTTTACTCGCCCCTAGATAGCCTGCAAATTGCTAAAAATAACCCCGATAAAGAAGTAGTATTCTTTGCTTTAGGCTTTGAAACCACAGCCCCTAGTACCGCCTTCACCATTCTCCAAGCTGCGGCGGAAAACATCACTAATTTTAGTATGTTTTGCAACCACGTTCTTGTAATTCCCGCCCTGCAAGCCTTATTAGATAACCCTGATTTACAACTAGATGGATTTGTCGGCCCTGGCCATGTGAGTATGGTAATTGGTACAGATCCTTATGAATTTATTGCCCAAAAATATTATAAACCTATAGTTGTTTCTGGCTTTGAACCATTAGATATTTTGCAATCTATTTGGATGCTGTTACAGCAAATAGTAGAAAATCGTTGCGAAGTAGAAAATCAATACAATAGATTAGTCCAAAAATCGGGTAATCAAATAGCCCTAGAAGCCATGAATCAAGTGTTTGTAGTTCGTGACACATTTGCATGGCGGGGTTTAGATGAAATCCCCTATTCTGGCTTAAAAATTAGAGATGAATATGCTCAATTTGATGCTGAATTAAAATTTACCATTTTTAATCGCAAAGTCGCAGATCATAAAGCTTGCCAGTGTGGCGAAATACTCAAAGGAGTGCTTAAACCTTGGCAGTGTAAGGTGTTTGGTACAGCTTGTACACCAGAAACACCAATAGGTACTTGTATGGTGTCCTCAGAGGGAGCTTGTGCAGCATACTATAAATATGGCAGATTCTCGAAAACTTTGCAAAAACAAACAGCCGAGAAGCCTAAAGTGACTATCTCTTCATAA
- a CDS encoding HypC/HybG/HupF family hydrogenase formation chaperone produces the protein MCLGIPGQIVEITDINNKLAIVDVGGVKRQVNIACIVDEQHTPEACLGDWVLVHVGFAMNRINEQEAAETLKLLEEIASVMSQ, from the coding sequence ATGTGTTTAGGAATCCCAGGACAAATAGTAGAAATTACCGACATAAACAATAAACTAGCCATAGTCGATGTCGGTGGAGTCAAACGTCAAGTAAACATCGCCTGTATCGTAGACGAACAACATACACCCGAAGCTTGTCTAGGAGATTGGGTATTAGTTCACGTCGGCTTTGCTATGAATAGAATTAACGAACAAGAAGCCGCCGAAACTCTAAAACTATTAGAAGAAATTGCATCAGTCATGAGTCAATAG
- the hypF gene encoding carbamoyltransferase HypF, with amino-acid sequence MVMEEIRVRGTVQGVGFRPTVYRLAKACGLRGDVCNDGQGVLIRVSGSEAALTEFVSRLQEECPPLAKINELIRTPYAGELDIDDFVISHSVNSVARTEITPDAATCPECQREIFDPFSRFYRYPFTNCTHCGPRLSIIRAIPYDRCNTSMSAFAMCPECEKEYHDVENRRFHAQPVACHTCGPKAWLERADGKPVTASMFSMLDDVDAVCTLLQKGEIVAIKGIGGIHLACDATQEAAVQKLRQRKKRYDKPFALMARDIQIIERYCIVNDKEKELLASSAAPIVLLERKQKAEGRSVLLSPSSPPTPNSIAPSVAPGQNTLGFMLPYTPLHHLILKRMNRPIVLTSGNISDEPQCIDNDEAREKLGQIANYFLLHNREIINRVDDSVVRVLEDKIQIIRRARGYAPAPIKLPPGFDNIPQILAMGSELKNTFCLLREGEAIVSQHLGDLENAAAFNAYQNTLNLYLNLFQHQPEAIAIDLHPEYLSTKLGKKLADANTIPLHSIQHHHAHIAACLAENGIPLDSSPVLGIAFDGLGYGADSTLWGGEFLLADYCQFQRLATFKPVAMIGGEQAIYQPWRNTYAHLLSANLWENCQQEYAELEIIKILQQKPINLLNQLVKKGINTPLASSIGRLFDAVAAAIGICPEKCSYEGQAAIALEAIADIHTLNNPKEIGIYPFHFSFSDNIYCIDPCPMWQLLLNDLKQQIPQQVIAAKFHLSLANAIVETVKNLRQQNLFNQVALTGGVFQNRLLSQLVTKQLQTLKINVLTHSLVPTNDGGISLGQAVITAAQNLTK; translated from the coding sequence ATGGTGATGGAGGAAATCAGAGTTCGTGGTACTGTTCAAGGGGTAGGGTTTCGTCCTACGGTGTATCGTTTGGCGAAGGCTTGCGGTTTGCGGGGAGATGTTTGTAATGATGGACAAGGGGTCTTAATTCGGGTATCTGGTAGTGAAGCAGCTTTAACGGAATTTGTCTCTAGATTACAGGAAGAATGTCCGCCATTGGCAAAAATCAACGAACTCATCAGAACACCCTATGCAGGTGAATTAGACATTGATGATTTTGTCATTTCTCATAGTGTAAATAGTGTAGCCAGAACAGAAATCACTCCTGATGCAGCGACTTGTCCTGAATGTCAGCGCGAAATTTTTGACCCCTTTAGCCGTTTTTATCGTTATCCCTTTACTAACTGTACTCATTGCGGCCCCCGTTTAAGTATCATTCGCGCCATTCCCTATGACAGATGCAATACCAGTATGTCTGCGTTTGCTATGTGTCCTGAGTGTGAAAAGGAATATCATGATGTGGAAAATCGCCGTTTCCACGCCCAACCTGTCGCCTGTCACACCTGTGGCCCCAAAGCTTGGCTAGAACGCGCTGATGGTAAGCCTGTGACTGCTTCTATGTTCTCAATGTTGGATGATGTGGATGCTGTTTGTACTTTGTTGCAGAAGGGTGAAATAGTCGCCATCAAGGGGATAGGTGGTATTCATCTGGCTTGTGATGCAACGCAAGAGGCGGCTGTACAAAAATTGCGTCAGCGTAAGAAAAGATATGATAAACCCTTTGCATTAATGGCGCGGGATATTCAGATTATTGAACGGTATTGCATTGTTAATGATAAAGAAAAAGAACTCTTAGCAAGTTCAGCCGCGCCAATTGTTTTGTTAGAGAGGAAGCAGAAAGCAGAAGGCAGGAGTGTATTATTATCCCCCTCATCTCCCCCCACTCCCAACTCCATCGCCCCATCTGTCGCGCCAGGGCAAAATACTCTTGGCTTCATGCTACCTTATACGCCACTGCATCATTTAATTCTCAAGCGCATGAACCGCCCAATTGTATTAACGAGTGGCAATATCTCTGATGAACCGCAATGTATAGATAATGATGAAGCGAGAGAAAAATTAGGACAAATAGCTAATTATTTCCTATTACATAATCGGGAGATTATTAACCGAGTCGATGATTCAGTAGTGCGGGTATTAGAGGATAAAATCCAAATCATTCGTCGCGCTAGAGGTTATGCACCTGCACCGATTAAACTACCACCAGGATTTGACAATATTCCCCAAATTTTAGCAATGGGTAGTGAGTTAAAAAATACCTTTTGCTTATTACGAGAAGGGGAAGCAATTGTTTCTCAACATTTGGGTGATTTAGAAAATGCGGCAGCGTTTAATGCTTATCAAAATACGCTGAATTTATACTTAAATTTATTTCAACATCAACCAGAAGCGATCGCTATTGATTTACACCCTGAATATTTATCAACTAAACTCGGTAAAAAACTAGCTGATGCTAACACAATCCCCCTGCATTCTATTCAACATCATCATGCTCATATTGCCGCTTGTCTAGCAGAAAATGGCATTCCTTTAGATTCGTCACCAGTTTTAGGTATTGCCTTTGACGGTTTAGGTTATGGTGCAGATAGTACACTTTGGGGTGGAGAGTTTCTTTTAGCTGATTATTGCCAATTTCAACGCCTAGCTACATTTAAACCCGTGGCAATGATTGGTGGTGAACAAGCAATTTATCAACCTTGGCGAAATACATACGCCCACTTATTAAGCGCAAATCTTTGGGAGAATTGCCAGCAAGAATACGCCGAATTAGAAATCATCAAAATTTTACAGCAAAAGCCGATAAATTTACTCAATCAACTTGTAAAAAAAGGTATTAATACCCCCCTAGCTTCTTCTATAGGACGGTTGTTTGATGCTGTAGCGGCGGCTATCGGCATTTGTCCAGAAAAATGTAGCTATGAAGGACAGGCTGCGATCGCACTAGAAGCCATAGCCGATATTCATACATTAAATAATCCTAAAGAAATAGGAATATATCCCTTTCACTTTAGCTTTTCGGATAATATTTATTGTATAGACCCCTGCCCTATGTGGCAATTATTGCTTAATGATTTAAAGCAGCAAATTCCTCAACAAGTTATAGCTGCCAAATTTCATCTAAGTTTAGCTAATGCCATCGTGGAAACAGTCAAAAATCTCCGTCAACAAAACTTATTTAATCAAGTAGCCCTCACAGGAGGAGTATTTCAAAATAGACTTTTATCACAACTAGTAACCAAGCAATTACAAACCTTAAAAATAAACGTCCTCACCCACAGCTTAGTCCCTACCAACGACGGTGGAATATCACTAGGACAAGCAGTTATAACAGCCGCACAAAATTTAACTAAATAA
- a CDS encoding NifU family protein — protein MTNLDELVTEISRYEAIISEWDETQRGVVVGLKRAIEDLHKEALTRLIKSVKQESLPALQIAVKDEVVYGVLLYHELVKPPKPPLLQRVQAALEEVRPGLKSHNGDVELVAIKSPDIVEVRLTGTCSNCPASTLTLSQGVEQAIKTLCPEIATVIAVK, from the coding sequence ATGACTAATTTAGACGAATTGGTAACGGAAATTAGCCGCTATGAGGCTATTATCTCGGAATGGGATGAAACTCAACGAGGTGTGGTAGTTGGGTTGAAAAGGGCTATTGAAGATTTACATAAGGAAGCTTTGACACGGTTGATTAAAAGTGTGAAACAGGAATCTTTACCTGCTTTACAAATTGCAGTCAAAGATGAAGTTGTCTATGGGGTTTTGCTGTATCACGAGTTAGTAAAACCGCCAAAGCCTCCGCTTTTACAACGTGTGCAAGCAGCCTTAGAAGAAGTGCGTCCAGGGTTGAAAAGTCATAATGGAGATGTGGAATTAGTGGCAATCAAATCACCGGATATAGTAGAGGTGCGGTTAACAGGTACTTGTAGCAATTGTCCAGCTTCTACTCTGACGTTATCGCAAGGAGTGGAACAGGCTATTAAAACATTATGTCCAGAAATTGCCACAGTAATCGCCGTGAAATGA
- a CDS encoding hydrogenase small subunit, whose protein sequence is MTNVLWLQGGACSGNTMSFLNAEEPTVCDLIADFGINVLWHPSLGLELGDRLQTLLWDCILGKIPLDILVFEGSVVNAPNGTGEWNRFADRPMKAWLDDLAKAANFVVAVGDCATWGGIPAMEPNPSESEGLQFLKRKEGGFLGKDYRSKAGLPVINIPGCPAHPDWITQILVAIATGRIADIALDDLNRPQTFFNTFTQTGCTRNVHFAYKASTAEFGQRKGCLFYDLGCRGPMTHSSCNRILWNRVSSKTRAGMPCLGCTEPEFPFFDLKPGTVFKTQTVMGVPKELPPGVKKKDYALLTMVAKDAAPDWAEEDFFTV, encoded by the coding sequence ATGACTAACGTACTCTGGCTGCAAGGTGGGGCCTGTTCGGGCAACACCATGTCTTTTCTTAATGCCGAAGAGCCGACGGTCTGCGATTTAATTGCTGATTTTGGCATTAACGTACTGTGGCATCCCTCTTTGGGATTGGAACTAGGCGATCGCTTACAAACCTTACTTTGGGACTGCATCTTAGGCAAAATACCTTTAGACATTTTAGTCTTTGAAGGCAGTGTAGTAAATGCACCCAACGGCACAGGCGAATGGAACAGATTTGCCGATCGCCCGATGAAAGCTTGGCTAGACGATCTCGCCAAAGCTGCTAATTTCGTTGTTGCAGTGGGAGACTGCGCCACCTGGGGCGGTATTCCTGCAATGGAACCAAACCCCAGCGAATCCGAAGGGTTGCAATTCCTCAAACGTAAAGAAGGCGGCTTCTTAGGTAAAGACTATCGGTCTAAAGCTGGCTTACCAGTGATTAATATTCCCGGTTGTCCAGCACACCCTGATTGGATAACTCAAATATTAGTTGCGATCGCTACCGGACGCATAGCCGACATCGCCCTCGACGACCTCAACCGTCCCCAAACCTTCTTCAACACCTTTACCCAAACAGGCTGTACCCGTAACGTCCACTTCGCTTACAAAGCCTCTACGGCGGAATTTGGACAACGTAAAGGCTGCTTATTCTACGACTTAGGTTGTCGTGGCCCTATGACCCATTCATCTTGCAACCGCATCCTCTGGAACCGCGTTTCCTCTAAAACTCGCGCCGGAATGCCCTGTTTAGGTTGCACAGAACCAGAGTTTCCCTTCTTTGACCTCAAACCCGGAACTGTATTTAAAACACAAACAGTCATGGGAGTTCCCAAGGAACTACCACCAGGAGTTAAGAAGAAAGACTACGCCCTCCTCACAATGGTCGCCAAAGATGCAGCACCAGATTGGGCAGAAGAAGACTTTTTTACTGTTTAG